The following are encoded together in the Bradysia coprophila strain Holo2 unplaced genomic scaffold, BU_Bcop_v1 contig_94, whole genome shotgun sequence genome:
- the LOC119085140 gene encoding uncharacterized protein At4g17910-like, translating into MDAQEYKLLHEKYMQNNNGSTITDTFVAIVPSFFTTFITVNILVVSKPLELPAQFLVEFLLNIFFVILNVTVLHVELWEITGSLFVIAASATVRQLYKLTYLTPFIQIRTKRPGYLAMTRSTINLLTAICILAVDFRCFPRSLAKTETFGFGLMDTGVGLFVYSNAIISSEIKPITRQKLTLNKLKGLLVQNSPLLALGMMRFFVINELDYQQHVSEYGVHWNFFLTLAATKIVGTIILSIISTAEHIKYVAILLLVVHETALQLGLSNYVLSDVPRTSFVAANREGLLSINGYVALYMASILVGSFLKTDATVVNARTLFKQAGKLAMFSILLWKLTYLCRDMFGVSRRLANMGYVVWILSIGTTMTALYMLLEIFYHYLVFHKPATSDEDTPESRTCVPVILQAIEYNGLAFFLAANILTGLINMTFQTLLVGCGGAVFLLTVYMFVLAAITLFLFVNKIKLKFW; encoded by the coding sequence ATGGATGCACAGGAATACAAACTGCTCCATGAaaaatatatgcaaaataacAACGGATCAACCATTACTGACACATTTGTTGCTATTGTTCCGTCATTCTTCACGACATTCATCACTGTCAACATTTTAGTAGTTTCAAAACCATTAGAACTACCGGCACAGTTCCTGGTCGAATTTCtgctaaacatttttttcgtgaTACTCAACGTAACTGTGCTACACGTAGAACTATGGGAAATCACCGGATCACTGTTCGTGATAGCAGCAAGTGCTACGGTCCGGCAGCTCTATAAGCTAACGTATCTTACTCCATTCATACAAATCAGGACAAAAAGGCCGGGATATTTGGCAATGACACGATCGACAATAAATCTTTTGACGGCTATTTGCATACTGGCCGTGGATTTTCGATGTTTTCCGAGATCGTTGGCCAAGACGGAAACATTCGGATTCGGTCTGATGGACACAGGCGTCGGACTGTTCGTTTACAGTAATGCGATCATTTCAAGTGAAATCAAACCAATCACACGACAAAAGTTAACGCTAAACAAACTGAAAGGTTTACTGGTACAGAACTCACCATTGCTGGCGCTGGGCATGATgagattttttgttatcaacGAACTGGACTATCAACAACATGTTTCGGAGTATGGCGTGCACTGGAACTTCTTCTTGACATTAGCAGCAACTAAAATTGTTGGAACAATCATCTTGAGCATCATTTCCACTGCAGAGCATATCAAGTACGTAGCGATTTTGCTGTTGGTCGTACATGAAACGGCATTACAACTGGGACTTTCCAACTACGTACTGAGCGACGTTCCACGAACTTCGTTTGTGGCAGCTAATCGAGAAGGCCTGTTATCAATCAATGGCTACGTGGCCCTGTACATGGCATCCATTCTCGTTGGATCATTTCTGAAAACTGATGCTACCGTCGTGAATGCAAGAACTCTTTTCAAACAAGCCGGAAAGTTGGCAATGTTTTCCATATTACTGTGGAAGTTAACCTATTTGTGCCGTGATATGTTCGGAGTGTCTAGACGTCTCGCCAATATGGGCTATGTTGTATGGATTTTATCGATTGGCACCACAATGACCGCTCTGTATATGTTGCTCGAAATATTCTACCATTACTTGGTATTCCATAAACCGGCAACGTCGGACGAAGATACACCAGAATCGAGGACGTGTGTGCCGGTAATTCTACAGGCAATCGAATATAATGGGCTGGCCTTTTTCTTGGCTGCGAACATTTTAACCGGATTGATTAATATGACTTTTCAAACTTTGCTTGTCGGCTGTGGCGGTGCTGTATTTTTGTTAACTGTGTACATGTTTGTGTTGGCAGCGATCACATTGTTTCTgtttgtgaataaaattaaactcaAGTTTTGGTAG